The Nitrospirota bacterium genome includes a region encoding these proteins:
- a CDS encoding metal ABC transporter substrate-binding protein produces MLSSRIIATAAAVWLMASTPVSASAALRIVTSFPQDASIAKSIGGEYIEVVSLTTGVQNPHAVDPKPSFAIHLNKADLLIVNGQNMEMAWLPIALSSSRNPRILEGTEGYLDPSQGITFLPYSKDELQATPFFSLNLIVGDPTKTGNHHYWLDPENGLVVAKNIYDKLVAMDPDHADVYGANYEGFVSRLKAKIGEWDRMMAPYKGVKIVSYHRDWIYLAKRHGLDLFAYIEPRETIPPSAGEVAVLVKKMRDKHIPVVLVSPWQPQKISKEIAQQTGARFVSLPSTVDERFGAKDYIGLFDVIYADLTKALGDSQAGR; encoded by the coding sequence ATGCTGTCATCTCGGATCATTGCAACAGCCGCGGCGGTCTGGCTTATGGCCTCAACGCCGGTGTCCGCCTCCGCAGCCCTCAGGATCGTCACCTCCTTTCCGCAGGATGCCTCGATCGCCAAGTCGATCGGCGGCGAATACATCGAGGTCGTGAGCCTCACGACGGGTGTCCAGAACCCCCATGCAGTGGATCCCAAACCGTCGTTTGCTATCCACCTGAATAAGGCCGATCTATTGATTGTCAACGGCCAGAACATGGAGATGGCGTGGCTACCGATCGCGCTCAGCAGCAGCCGGAATCCCAGGATTCTTGAAGGAACCGAGGGGTACCTGGATCCCTCGCAGGGGATCACGTTCCTTCCGTACTCGAAGGACGAACTCCAAGCGACACCATTCTTTTCCCTCAACTTGATCGTAGGCGATCCGACCAAAACGGGGAATCACCACTACTGGCTGGACCCGGAAAACGGCTTGGTTGTGGCGAAAAACATCTACGACAAACTGGTCGCGATGGACCCAGACCACGCCGACGTGTACGGGGCCAACTACGAGGGGTTCGTCTCACGGCTCAAGGCGAAGATCGGGGAGTGGGATCGCATGATGGCCCCATACAAGGGCGTCAAGATCGTGAGTTATCACCGCGACTGGATCTATTTGGCCAAGCGCCACGGCCTGGACCTGTTTGCCTACATCGAACCGCGGGAGACCATTCCCCCCAGCGCGGGTGAGGTCGCTGTCCTGGTCAAAAAAATGAGGGACAAGCACATTCCCGTGGTTTTGGTGTCGCCGTGGCAGCCCCAGAAGATCTCGAAGGAGATTGCGCAGCAGACCGGCGCACGCTTTGTGTCGTTGCCATCCACGGTGGACGAGCGGTTTGGCGCGAAAGACTACATCGGGCTCTTCGACGTGATCTACGCAGATCTCACGAAAGCGCTCGGCGACTCCCAGGCGGGGCGGTGA
- a CDS encoding metal ABC transporter ATP-binding protein, with product MRPAQIQAERLAIGYHGRAILTDISLKIAAGSFWGIVGPNGSGKTTLVKTLAGILPPVDGRLDRPPGLRFGYVPQRNNLDDIFPLTVLDVVLMGRFPRIGIGRRVQQADRDLAVEYMRQVAVDHLTDRPFRLLSGGQKQRALIARALTFEPDVLVFDEPTTGMDLSGELEMMQLILDLHQRSGRTVLMITHDLNLIGNYAESLIVVHEEQVMTGAVSEIMRDETLGRIYRQNVHVHSIHGRTHVFVHGHGRHDNTGGRG from the coding sequence TTGAGACCGGCGCAGATCCAAGCCGAACGTCTGGCGATCGGCTATCACGGCCGAGCCATCCTCACGGACATATCGCTGAAGATCGCTGCGGGCTCGTTCTGGGGCATCGTCGGGCCCAACGGGTCGGGCAAGACCACCCTGGTGAAGACGCTGGCCGGCATCCTGCCGCCCGTTGATGGGCGGCTCGATCGTCCGCCGGGGCTCCGTTTCGGCTACGTGCCCCAGCGCAACAATCTGGACGATATCTTCCCGCTGACCGTCCTGGACGTGGTGCTGATGGGGCGGTTTCCCAGGATCGGGATCGGGCGGCGAGTGCAACAGGCTGACCGCGACTTGGCCGTCGAGTATATGCGCCAAGTCGCGGTCGACCACCTCACCGACCGGCCGTTTCGCCTTCTCTCGGGCGGCCAAAAGCAGCGCGCGCTGATCGCTCGAGCCCTCACGTTCGAGCCCGATGTTCTGGTATTCGACGAACCCACGACTGGGATGGACCTCTCGGGTGAGCTGGAAATGATGCAATTGATTCTCGATCTGCATCAGCGGTCGGGGCGCACCGTACTGATGATTACTCACGATTTGAACTTGATCGGCAACTATGCCGAATCATTGATCGTGGTTCACGAGGAACAGGTGATGACCGGTGCGGTGTCGGAGATCATGCGCGACGAGACCCTGGGGAGGATCTATCGCCAGAACGTCCACGTCCACAGCATCCACGGCCGCACGCACGTCTTCGTGCATGGCCACGGTCGGCACGACAATACCGGGGGGCGCGGGTGA
- a CDS encoding metal ABC transporter permease, with protein MSIWEALPILQNGLAACVITALVCSFLGVYVVLKRVVFVTAALSQTASLGIAGAMFLGVVIGGVGPDHVGSVWPIVAAVAASCGLAAVLAFQHAERRLTRESLLGVAYIVPAGIALLLLDYVGGATHDIENLLFGNAVFVSTAQVLVLALVAASVLGLHALLYKEFVFTAFDLETAKASGMRTMALNQALFASIGLTIAVTISSVGALPVFAFMVIPSAAALLMTRRLAQTFVLSVAIGVAAALVGFYASFQWRLPTGPAMIAVASAFLLPGVLARRRSG; from the coding sequence GTGAGTATTTGGGAGGCGTTGCCGATCCTCCAGAACGGTCTGGCGGCGTGTGTGATCACGGCGTTGGTCTGCTCGTTCCTCGGCGTGTATGTGGTGTTGAAGCGCGTGGTGTTCGTGACCGCCGCCCTGTCACAGACGGCTTCCTTGGGGATTGCGGGCGCGATGTTCCTGGGAGTGGTGATCGGCGGTGTCGGGCCCGACCACGTCGGTTCGGTGTGGCCGATCGTGGCCGCGGTGGCTGCGAGCTGCGGACTGGCCGCCGTCCTGGCGTTCCAGCACGCCGAGCGTCGCCTTACGCGCGAAAGTTTGCTGGGCGTGGCCTATATCGTACCCGCGGGCATCGCCTTGCTGCTGCTGGACTACGTCGGAGGCGCGACGCACGACATCGAGAATCTGCTGTTCGGGAACGCGGTGTTTGTCTCGACGGCCCAGGTGTTGGTGTTGGCGCTCGTGGCCGCTTCGGTCCTGGGTTTACACGCGCTGTTGTATAAGGAGTTTGTCTTTACTGCGTTCGACCTGGAGACAGCGAAGGCGTCAGGAATGCGCACGATGGCGCTCAACCAGGCGCTGTTCGCCTCCATCGGGCTAACGATCGCGGTGACGATCAGCTCGGTGGGCGCGTTGCCGGTCTTCGCGTTTATGGTCATTCCGTCCGCTGCGGCGCTGCTGATGACCCGGCGCCTCGCGCAAACCTTCGTGCTGTCGGTGGCCATCGGGGTGGCCGCCGCACTGGTCGGATTCTATGCCTCATTTCAATGGAGGCTCCCGACCGGTCCGGCCATGATCGCCGTCGCGTCCGCGTTTCTCCTACCCGGCGTGCTAGCGAGGAGGCGCAGCGGATGA